A stretch of the Planktothricoides raciborskii GIHE-MW2 genome encodes the following:
- a CDS encoding ArsA-related P-loop ATPase, with amino-acid sequence MLNHLQLVMLSGKGGVGKTTVAASLGWGLSQRYPDKKIRIISMRHKGYPFYAKTIAASRPTLRMLIRAVNSR; translated from the coding sequence ATGTTAAATCATCTTCAGCTAGTCATGTTAAGCGGCAAAGGTGGGGTAGGAAAAACCACCGTTGCGGCATCTCTGGGTTGGGGTTTATCTCAACGTTATCCAGATAAAAAGATTAGAATTATTTCCATGCGGCATAAAGGTTATCCGTTTTATGCCAAAACTATCGCCGCGTCTCGTCCCACCCTACGAATGCTTATTCGGGCAGTTAATTCTCGATGA
- the cobS gene encoding adenosylcobinamide-GDP ribazoletransferase → MKDYPQIAKTLEFVRHQGSIVAAAIAFYTCLPVPMSWTLEFRGIARFAPLIGVAIGAIVGLLDAWLQLLEMPVLTRSALVVICWIWITGGLHLDGVMDMADGLAVSDPKRRLEVMADSLTGAFGVMAAIAVVLLKTAALSELSEYRGLAIMAAAGWGRWGQLVAIVRYPYIKATGKGAIHKEEIYRPIDLLPGFLLLLSLSLVQLMVDPSHWILAIGMAMGGSAIAILKGAWINHKIGGHTGDTYGAVVEWTEALLLCVLTSL, encoded by the coding sequence ATGAAAGATTATCCACAAATAGCTAAAACCCTTGAATTCGTGCGTCATCAAGGCTCAATTGTGGCGGCGGCGATCGCCTTTTATACTTGCTTACCCGTCCCCATGTCCTGGACTCTCGAATTTCGCGGCATTGCCCGGTTTGCCCCTTTAATCGGCGTGGCGATCGGGGCGATCGTTGGCCTACTTGACGCCTGGTTGCAATTATTAGAAATGCCCGTATTAACACGGAGTGCTTTAGTAGTTATCTGTTGGATTTGGATTACGGGAGGTTTACATTTAGATGGGGTGATGGATATGGCTGATGGCTTGGCGGTGTCTGACCCCAAACGACGCCTGGAAGTGATGGCCGATAGTCTGACTGGGGCTTTTGGGGTGATGGCCGCGATCGCCGTTGTCCTCTTAAAAACCGCCGCCCTCTCCGAATTGTCAGAATATCGGGGTCTCGCAATTATGGCCGCTGCCGGTTGGGGTCGTTGGGGGCAACTGGTCGCCATTGTTCGCTACCCCTACATCAAAGCCACCGGCAAAGGCGCCATTCACAAAGAAGAAATTTATCGCCCCATCGATTTGCTGCCCGGATTTTTGCTCCTGCTAAGTTTAAGCCTCGTGCAACTCATGGTCGATCCGAGCCACTGGATCCTGGCGATCGGTATGGCTATGGGCGGCAGTGCGATCGCCATCCTCAAAGGCGCCTGGATTAACCATAAAATTGGCGGTCACACCGGAGACACCTACGGCGCCGTAGTCGAATGGACTGAAGCCCTACTACTTTGTGTCTTGACCAGCTTATAA
- a CDS encoding ATP-binding sensor histidine kinase — MINIPGYQILARIYESANSLVYRGRRQEDNQPVIVKVLKQEYPTEEQVQRYQQEYEIIRQLNLEGIVRAYELQQYQNQWVMILEDFGGESLRILMESQQLTLVGFLTLAIKIIKNLGIIHAKNIIHKDINPANIVLNPVTGQVKIIDFTIATTVNHEIHPTKKSALEGTFAYISPEQTGRINSLIDYRTDFYSLGVTLYELLTKTLPFDATDPMELIHCHLAKEPIPPHAKKPEIPEIISEIILKLLAKTPEDRYQSAWGLQADLENCLTQLQETGKIAPFKLGSEDISDRFKIPEKLYGRDQDIADLLAAFKRVSQGATEMILVAGYSGIGKSALIREIHQPVVQLGGYFISGKFDQFQRGTPYSAVVSAFSELVSLLLSQSEEVLEKWREKLLGVLGNNAQIIIDVIPEIEFIIGPQPAVPVLKPAEAQNRFNLVFQNFIHVFCSKEHPLVIFWDDLQWADSASLKLIKLMMSDDRTKYLCLIGAYRDNEVSSTHPLMMTIDMLRHEQAIIIQHHLSPLNLEQITQFIADTLHKQPELLESLAQLVLRKTQGNPFFVAEFLKTLYQEKLLTFKPLYADDKGGWQWNIREIEAVGITDNVVELMIQKLQKLPEGTQQVLRLGACLGNQFDLNTISLIHGKEAVGTFHDLWPGIKEDLIQPISDLQFTQEQLFNFPLLVLNYQFLHDRVQQAAYALIDDSQKKAVHLQIGRMFLMNTPVEYRLDRAFELVDHLNVGRELITATEEKLELAALNLTAAKKAKDATAYQAAKDYLSAGVELLPGNTWHEHYDLTFALYKNLAEIEYLSGDFITSEHYINQTLAQAKSVMEKAEVYNLLVVQYSLQAKYQQAVDAGIEALKLLGVELPQENFPEAIAAEFAAAKQQWENRQISSILHEPEMTSTEKKIALKVLTNLGAPTYLTNLQLWTIIFVRGVNISLAYGSTPESCICLTNYGIMLVSVFGDYQSAYQFGQLAMGLIDKWDARDLKCKAATGLANSVLYWFNHIKECNLMNYEAYQAALECGDLEYAGYALHNTACNAFFQGKNLNHLLAEVPRYLELTKKTQNQLSTDLLQGLDLCLWNLTKLTPEFLSFATNQLNEADYIATCEAHQNIYALCIYQIRKLQIFYLYGDLNAAWDCANSIEPLLPYVQGLLPFADYTFYSAMTWAGLYCQLSPNDRPEYLAKLQDALANLQLWQTNCAENFQHQYLLLQAEIYRITAKHLEAIAAYDSAIKSAQENEFIQHQALANELAAKFWLNQGYKKYAQSHLVEAYYGYQRWGAKRKVEQLEQTYPQLPSLTQVDNPFSPLVTTATFTSGSRGSGILDLASVIKAYQAISSEIVLDKLLANLMKILIENAGAQKGCLILHSPTEASQVKFAIAVEASISHEEVILENYPTKLSHMRRISEDTLPIAVINYVDRTRSDVVLSNAVKDNRFATDNYIMEHQIKSLLCTPIVNAGQLLAILYLENNLTSGAFTADRLELLRLLSSQAAISLENALLYASVEQKVRERTQELNEKNLHLKETLTELRKTQAHLIQSEKMSSLGQLVAGVAHEINNPVNFIYGNLNPTQEYVENLLNLISLYEEHYPEPVPEIADEIEAIDLEFIREDLQKIITSMKIGAERIRQIVLSLRNFSRLDEAEMKPVNIHEGIESTLMILRPLLKGKPGSFEEIQVGKEYGQLPKVSCYPSQLNQVFMNILSNACDALRMNPGQNQSDYIPTIRIRTEVTDTNLVTIRIADNGSGIDNKIVKKIFDPFFTTKPVGSGTGLGLSISYQIIVEAHRGKINCDSTLGKGTEFIIEIPIAHKKGI, encoded by the coding sequence ATGATAAACATTCCTGGATACCAAATTCTTGCTCGCATTTATGAAAGCGCAAACTCATTAGTCTATCGAGGGCGTCGGCAAGAAGACAATCAACCTGTGATTGTTAAAGTTCTTAAGCAAGAATACCCCACAGAAGAACAGGTACAGCGATATCAACAAGAATATGAAATTATTCGCCAACTGAATCTTGAGGGAATTGTTCGCGCCTACGAGTTACAACAATATCAAAATCAATGGGTAATGATTCTGGAAGATTTTGGTGGAGAATCTTTAAGAATTTTAATGGAATCCCAACAATTGACCTTAGTCGGTTTTCTCACCTTAGCTATTAAAATTATTAAAAATCTAGGTATAATTCACGCCAAAAACATTATTCATAAAGATATAAATCCCGCTAATATTGTCTTAAATCCCGTCACGGGACAAGTCAAAATTATTGACTTTACCATCGCCACCACGGTAAACCACGAAATTCACCCCACAAAAAAATCGGCTTTAGAAGGAACATTTGCTTATATTTCTCCCGAACAAACAGGTCGAATTAACTCTCTGATTGACTATCGCACGGACTTTTATTCCCTGGGAGTAACTTTATATGAACTCCTCACCAAAACCCTGCCTTTTGATGCCACGGATCCAATGGAATTAATCCATTGTCATTTGGCGAAAGAACCCATCCCTCCCCACGCTAAAAAACCGGAAATTCCGGAAATTATTTCAGAAATTATTCTCAAATTACTAGCCAAAACTCCTGAAGACCGATATCAAAGTGCTTGGGGTTTACAAGCAGACTTAGAAAATTGTTTAACCCAACTCCAAGAAACGGGAAAAATTGCGCCATTTAAATTGGGCAGTGAAGATATTTCTGATCGCTTTAAAATTCCCGAAAAACTTTATGGCCGCGACCAAGATATTGCCGACTTACTCGCCGCATTTAAACGAGTGAGTCAGGGGGCGACAGAAATGATTTTAGTGGCCGGATATTCAGGAATTGGCAAGTCTGCCTTAATTCGGGAAATTCATCAGCCCGTTGTTCAATTAGGCGGATATTTTATTTCCGGGAAATTTGATCAATTCCAGCGCGGCACTCCTTACTCGGCAGTAGTATCAGCTTTTTCTGAGTTGGTCAGCTTGTTGTTAAGTCAAAGCGAGGAAGTCCTGGAAAAATGGCGAGAAAAACTCTTAGGGGTATTGGGAAATAATGCTCAAATTATTATTGATGTAATTCCCGAAATTGAGTTTATTATCGGCCCACAGCCTGCGGTGCCAGTTCTCAAACCCGCCGAAGCCCAAAATCGCTTTAATTTAGTGTTTCAAAACTTTATTCATGTCTTTTGCTCAAAAGAGCATCCCTTGGTAATTTTTTGGGATGATTTACAATGGGCTGACTCCGCGAGTTTGAAGTTAATTAAGCTGATGATGAGCGACGATCGCACCAAATATCTCTGCTTGATTGGGGCCTATCGGGATAATGAAGTCAGTTCGACTCATCCTTTAATGATGACTATTGATATGTTGCGTCACGAACAGGCGATCATTATTCAGCATCATTTATCTCCCTTAAACCTAGAACAAATTACTCAATTCATTGCAGACACTTTACATAAACAGCCTGAATTACTCGAATCTTTAGCCCAGTTGGTCTTACGCAAAACCCAGGGCAACCCATTTTTTGTGGCGGAATTCCTCAAAACCTTATATCAAGAAAAATTGCTCACCTTTAAACCTCTTTACGCCGACGATAAAGGGGGTTGGCAATGGAATATCCGGGAAATTGAAGCGGTGGGAATTACGGATAATGTAGTGGAGTTAATGATTCAAAAACTCCAAAAACTGCCTGAAGGTACTCAACAAGTTTTACGCCTGGGGGCTTGTCTAGGCAACCAATTTGATTTAAACACCATATCTTTAATTCATGGCAAAGAAGCCGTGGGGACTTTCCATGACCTTTGGCCTGGGATTAAAGAAGATTTAATTCAGCCAATTTCTGATTTACAGTTTACTCAAGAACAACTGTTTAATTTTCCTTTGTTAGTGCTCAATTATCAGTTTTTGCACGACCGGGTGCAGCAAGCGGCTTATGCCTTAATTGATGATTCCCAGAAAAAAGCGGTGCATCTACAAATTGGCCGAATGTTTTTGATGAATACTCCCGTAGAATATCGCCTCGATCGCGCCTTTGAACTGGTGGATCATCTGAATGTGGGTCGCGAGTTAATCACCGCAACAGAGGAAAAACTGGAATTAGCGGCTTTAAATTTAACAGCGGCGAAAAAAGCCAAAGATGCCACCGCTTACCAAGCGGCAAAAGATTACTTAAGTGCCGGGGTTGAGTTATTGCCAGGAAATACCTGGCACGAACACTATGATTTAACTTTTGCTTTATATAAGAACTTAGCAGAAATTGAGTATTTAAGCGGGGATTTTATCACATCAGAACACTATATTAACCAAACCTTAGCCCAAGCTAAGTCAGTGATGGAAAAGGCTGAGGTATATAATCTCCTAGTGGTACAATACAGCTTACAGGCTAAGTATCAACAAGCGGTAGATGCGGGGATAGAAGCCCTGAAATTGTTGGGGGTGGAACTGCCTCAAGAGAATTTTCCAGAGGCGATCGCCGCTGAATTTGCCGCCGCCAAACAACAGTGGGAAAATCGGCAAATTAGCTCGATTCTCCATGAACCAGAAATGACCAGTACAGAGAAAAAAATTGCCTTAAAAGTATTAACAAATTTGGGCGCACCAACCTATTTAACTAACCTGCAACTCTGGACAATTATTTTTGTCCGAGGAGTGAATATATCCCTAGCTTATGGCAGCACCCCAGAATCTTGTATCTGTCTGACCAACTATGGCATTATGCTCGTTTCTGTGTTTGGAGATTATCAATCGGCATACCAGTTTGGTCAACTTGCTATGGGCTTAATTGATAAATGGGATGCGCGAGATTTAAAATGTAAAGCAGCGACAGGGTTAGCCAATAGTGTCTTGTATTGGTTTAATCATATTAAAGAGTGTAATTTGATGAACTATGAAGCCTATCAAGCTGCCCTAGAATGTGGGGACTTAGAATATGCTGGCTATGCCCTACATAATACCGCCTGCAATGCGTTTTTTCAAGGAAAAAATCTCAATCATTTGCTGGCAGAAGTTCCCCGGTATTTAGAACTGACGAAAAAGACCCAAAATCAGCTATCTACCGATTTACTCCAAGGACTGGATCTATGTTTGTGGAATCTAACCAAACTGACTCCAGAGTTCTTATCCTTTGCCACCAATCAACTGAATGAAGCTGACTACATAGCCACTTGTGAGGCGCATCAAAATATTTATGCTCTCTGTATTTATCAGATTAGAAAATTACAAATTTTCTACCTTTATGGCGATTTAAATGCTGCCTGGGATTGCGCCAATTCTATCGAACCATTGCTACCTTATGTTCAGGGACTATTACCCTTCGCTGATTATACGTTTTACTCGGCGATGACTTGGGCTGGTTTGTATTGCCAATTATCCCCAAATGATCGGCCAGAATATTTAGCCAAGTTACAAGACGCTTTGGCAAATCTACAACTGTGGCAAACCAATTGTGCCGAAAATTTCCAGCATCAATATTTGCTGTTGCAAGCCGAAATATATCGGATTACCGCCAAACACCTGGAGGCGATCGCAGCTTACGATAGCGCGATTAAATCTGCCCAAGAAAATGAGTTTATTCAACATCAAGCTTTAGCCAACGAATTGGCAGCGAAATTCTGGTTAAATCAGGGATATAAAAAATATGCTCAAAGTCATTTAGTTGAAGCTTACTATGGTTATCAACGTTGGGGGGCAAAACGTAAAGTTGAACAGTTAGAACAAACTTATCCCCAGTTACCCAGTTTAACTCAAGTGGATAATCCTTTTAGTCCCTTGGTGACAACGGCGACTTTTACCTCTGGGAGTCGGGGTTCGGGAATTTTAGATTTAGCTTCAGTGATTAAAGCTTATCAAGCGATTTCTAGTGAAATTGTCTTAGATAAGTTATTGGCGAATTTAATGAAAATTTTGATTGAAAACGCGGGAGCACAAAAAGGCTGTTTGATTTTACATTCCCCCACAGAAGCAAGTCAAGTCAAATTTGCGATCGCCGTTGAAGCTTCCATTAGCCACGAAGAAGTCATCCTCGAAAATTATCCGACTAAATTATCACATATGCGGCGGATTTCCGAAGATACTTTACCGATCGCTGTAATCAACTACGTCGATCGCACTCGTTCTGATGTAGTCTTAAGCAATGCGGTCAAAGACAACCGATTTGCCACTGACAATTATATCATGGAGCATCAGATCAAATCTCTCCTCTGCACGCCGATTGTTAATGCTGGTCAATTGTTGGCGATTCTTTATTTAGAAAATAACTTAACTTCTGGGGCGTTTACTGCCGATCGCTTAGAACTTTTGCGACTGCTGTCTTCCCAAGCAGCGATTTCTTTGGAGAATGCTTTGTTATATGCTTCCGTAGAACAAAAAGTTCGGGAACGCACTCAAGAACTCAATGAAAAAAATCTCCACCTCAAAGAAACTCTGACTGAGTTGAGAAAAACCCAAGCCCACCTGATTCAAAGTGAAAAAATGTCCAGCCTGGGGCAATTAGTCGCGGGAGTTGCCCACGAAATTAATAACCCAGTTAACTTTATTTACGGCAATCTTAATCCCACCCAAGAATATGTTGAAAATTTATTAAATTTAATCTCTCTTTATGAGGAACATTATCCCGAACCAGTACCAGAAATTGCCGATGAAATCGAGGCAATAGATTTAGAGTTTATCCGAGAGGATTTACAGAAGATTATCACGTCGATGAAAATTGGCGCTGAACGCATCCGGCAAATCGTCTTATCCCTGCGGAATTTCTCCCGCTTAGATGAAGCTGAGATGAAACCCGTAAATATTCACGAAGGCATCGAGTCTACTTTAATGATTTTACGACCTTTGTTGAAAGGAAAACCGGGCAGCTTTGAGGAAATTCAGGTAGGGAAAGAATATGGACAATTGCCCAAAGTTTCCTGTTACCCATCTCAGCTTAATCAGGTGTTTATGAATATACTAAGTAATGCTTGTGATGCGTTGAGAATGAATCCCGGCCAAAATCAATCTGACTATATCCCGACGATTAGAATTCGCACAGAGGTGACAGATACCAACTTGGTGACAATTAGAATTGCTGATAATGGCAGTGGGATAGACAACAAAATCGTCAAAAAAATCTTCGATCCCTTTTTTACCACGAAACCCGTTGGGTCTGGGACGGGTTTAGGTCTGTCTATTAGTTATCAGATTATCGTGGAAGCACACCGAGGTAAAATTAACTGTGATTCGACTCTCGGCAAAGGCACAGAGTTTATCATAGAAATTCCTATTGCCCATAAAAAAGGAATTTAG
- the tgt gene encoding tRNA guanosine(34) transglycosylase Tgt yields the protein MGEDLREDLGNNLGNNLGNNLGNNLGNNLANNLANNLANNLANNLANNFTFQRQACCGQTQARAGVFYTPHGCVETPCFMPVGTLATVKTLTPDQLVDTGAQMILANTYHLHLQPGEKIVEQAGGLHRFMVWDGPILTDSGGFQVFSLSQFRTINEEGVTFKSPRDGRMIHLTPERSIQIQNALGADVIMAFDECPPYPATREAVELAMGRTYRWLERCITAHKRSDQALFGIVQGGIYADLRQQAAESLRELDLPGYAIGGVSVGEPADLITQIVQVTAPHLPEEKPRYLMGVGTYQEMARAIASGVDLFDCVIPTRWARHGAVMVRGERWNIKNAQFREDFTPLDETCPCYTCQNFSRAYLGHLWRSREVLGLTLLSIHNITELMRFTRRIREAIIGDRFVEEFGHWLK from the coding sequence GTGGGCGAAGATTTACGCGAAGATTTGGGCAATAATTTAGGCAATAATTTGGGCAATAATTTAGGCAATAATTTAGGCAATAATTTAGCCAATAATTTAGCCAATAATTTAGCCAATAATTTAGCCAATAATTTAGCCAATAACTTTACATTTCAACGTCAAGCTTGCTGCGGCCAGACTCAAGCAAGGGCTGGAGTCTTTTACACACCTCATGGCTGCGTTGAAACTCCTTGTTTTATGCCTGTGGGGACATTAGCTACGGTAAAAACATTGACCCCGGATCAATTAGTTGATACCGGCGCTCAAATGATTTTAGCTAATACTTATCATTTGCACCTGCAACCCGGGGAAAAAATCGTTGAACAAGCCGGTGGTTTGCACCGTTTTATGGTGTGGGATGGCCCAATTCTCACCGACTCTGGTGGGTTTCAAGTGTTTAGTTTAAGTCAGTTTAGAACAATTAATGAAGAAGGTGTCACTTTCAAGTCCCCCAGGGATGGAAGGATGATCCATTTAACCCCTGAGCGTTCGATTCAAATTCAAAATGCTTTGGGGGCTGATGTGATTATGGCGTTTGATGAATGTCCTCCCTATCCTGCTACTAGGGAAGCGGTGGAGTTAGCTATGGGGCGAACTTATCGCTGGTTAGAACGCTGCATCACCGCCCACAAGCGCTCAGATCAAGCGTTGTTTGGCATTGTTCAAGGGGGTATTTATGCGGATTTGCGCCAACAAGCGGCAGAATCTTTGCGTGAGTTGGATTTACCCGGATATGCCATTGGTGGGGTGAGTGTGGGAGAACCCGCTGATTTAATTACTCAGATTGTGCAGGTGACGGCGCCCCATTTGCCGGAGGAGAAACCCCGTTATCTGATGGGGGTGGGGACTTATCAGGAAATGGCTAGGGCGATCGCCTCTGGGGTGGATTTGTTTGACTGCGTAATTCCCACCCGCTGGGCTCGACATGGCGCGGTGATGGTACGCGGTGAGCGTTGGAATATTAAAAATGCTCAGTTTCGGGAAGATTTCACTCCCCTCGATGAAACCTGTCCTTGTTATACTTGCCAAAATTTTAGCCGCGCTTATTTGGGTCATTTGTGGCGATCGCGGGAAGTGCTGGGTTTAACTCTGCTGTCGATCCATAACATCACCGAACTGATGCGCTTTACTCGACGCATTCGGGAAGCGATTATAGGCGATCGCTTTGTCGAGGAATTTGGTCATTGGCTGAAATGA